In Fluviicola sp., the sequence TGAATTTCAATAACGAAATCATCGAAGATACGGTTAACTGGGTAAGAATAAGTGGTTTGTATGAGGCAACGGGGAGTGAACTGTTCTTAACAATCGGAAATTTTCATTCGGATACAGCAACAACGCCAGGCCATTTGTTTCCGGGAAATCCAGCCTGGCAGGCCTATTATTTTATTGATAATGTTTCCGTAATTCCGCTTGACAGCCTAACCGGAGGGATTCCTGCTTATGCAGGACCGGACCAAACGATCTATATTGAGGACTCGGTATTTATAGGTCAGAAAATCAGTAATTTGCCGGGATTTTGGTCGAAACTTGATGGAACTCCTATAGCTTCTAACACCGGAGGATTGTACGTTTCGCCACAGGTGACAACTACTTATGTGGTTGAGCAAACACTGAATGGAATTTATTCCACGGACACCGTAACCGTTTTCGTAATCGGTTTGGGTCTGGAGGAGTTAGCACTTTCGAACTTTAAAATAGCACCAAATCCGAATAAAGGAGCTTTCACGCTTGATATGGATCAACCTTTACAAGAGAAGGCCCAATTGATTTTATCCGATAATACTGGCCGTGAAGTGTACGTACAGGAACTGTCTGCACAAAGCAGCCAGATTCGCGTCGCGGTTTCGCCTGGGACCTATTTTGCTGAGCTTTGCAGTGGGCAAAAGAAAAGCGCTATTCAACGGATTATCGTTGAGTAATCGATTCTACAGGTTTTAAGATAATTGGACATCCGAACGGTTATGTATTATTCCTTCCGGTTTTGATAAGCAGTTTCCTCGCTCAGCGCATTGCAAAATCCATTTTGCCGTATAATATTTACACGTATGAAGGAATGGAGAATCCGTCAGCGAAAGAAGGATAAATACCCCGGATAAGTTCTTATTTGCCGAATACCGGGCTACAGGTACGTTCCGGGTTTGAAAATGCGGCACAGGTTTCTTCTGCTTTTTCTTTTTTGGCCTTCGGATAAGATTCTCCGACCGGTTCTCCAAAACCGCTGCTTCCGGGTGTTTTGCAATTGCAGGTATAGGAATATTTTTTGGTGCAGGAAGTTGAAACGATTAGAAGAATGGCAGTTGAAACAAGGATTACTTTTTTCATAGTGTGTTTTTTAGGAAGCTGAAAGTTATTAATTTCATTCCAATGAAATACAGACTCCTCCTTAGTTATTTGCTGGCTTCTTTTCTGCCGCCAATAGCACTCATTATCAGCGGACTAATTACTCAGGAAGAAGACTGTAGTCAATGTAACGTGTTGATTTTCGTAGCGGCTCTTTTGGTTTTAGGCAGGTTGCTGCTGATTC encodes:
- a CDS encoding T9SS type A sorting domain-containing protein, translating into MIRNGWILLLLLPQFLLGQSNLVPNPSFENCLINPGGGGSFYDFDLYDWFNPNTATPDYYSISVYPEFIDQNIPDGQACIGISAYDPALSNLREYVSCELLDTLIANKLYYVSFYASLSEGLSHSTADNLGVNFSDTALHAANTLYFNVETHVLNFNNEIIEDTVNWVRISGLYEATGSELFLTIGNFHSDTATTPGHLFPGNPAWQAYYFIDNVSVIPLDSLTGGIPAYAGPDQTIYIEDSVFIGQKISNLPGFWSKLDGTPIASNTGGLYVSPQVTTTYVVEQTLNGIYSTDTVTVFVIGLGLEELALSNFKIAPNPNKGAFTLDMDQPLQEKAQLILSDNTGREVYVQELSAQSSQIRVAVSPGTYFAELCSGQKKSAIQRIIVE